CTGGTGCCCGAGGTCGACCTGCCCGGAGGCCGGGTGGTCGTCGCCGACCGTCCCGGTCTGGTCACGCCGCTCCCCGACGACGCCTGAGCCGCGTCGGACTCCCGGGCCCCGGTCAGAGCCAGTCTGGTAACGGTCCGAGATCGGATGGATACGGTCCGATAACGATGGCGGCCATGGTGCTTGCCCTGCCTTGTTACAGCGGCGATGGTGGGCGGCGCTAAGCGTTTCATGCGCACCTTTCACAAGGAGGACCAATGAAGGTCACCATGCCTTTGCGCGCGACTGCCGCAGCAGCGGTGCTCGCGCTCGGGCTCGCCGCCTGCGGCGGCGGCGACGGGGATGACGGCGACACGACCGGCAGCCCCACCGGCGAGCCGACCGGCCAGCCGGGCGGCGAGTACGTCGCCGAGATCACCGAGCCGTCGTTCCTGGCCCCCACCTCGAACTGCTACGAGTCCGAGTGCTCCGCCATCCTCGACATGATCAACGACCCCGTCGTCACCACCGACTTCGAGACCGGTGAGCTGATCTTCGACGGCCTGGCCGAGAGCATCGAGGCCGACGAGGAGCAGACAGTCTGGACCGTCACCCTCAAGGAGGGTCGCACCTTCCAGAACGGCGAGCCCGTCGACTCCGAGGCCTTCCAGCGCGCGTGGGCGTACTCCGCCGACCCGAAGAACGCGATGGCGACCGCCGGCTTCATGTCCCGCATCGAGGGCGCCGGCGAGGGCAAGGAGCTCCCGGGCTTCTCGGTCGTCGACGAGCGCACCTTCGAGGTCACCCTCAACGGCCCGTTCTCGCAGTTCGGCCAGATGATGTCCTACTCCCCGGCCTTCTCCCCGATCGCCCAGGAGTGCCTGGACGACCTGAAGGCCTGCAACGAGGAGCCCATCGGCACCGGCCCGTACATGATGGACGGTCCTTGGCAGCACGACGAGAGCATCAAGGTCACCAAGTGGGCCGACTACGCCGGTGACCAGACCGGCACCGCGGACGCCGTCGACTTCCAGATGTTCACCACGCCCACCGCGGCGTTCCGTGACTTCCAGAACGGTGGTCTCGACGTGATCAGCCTGGCCCCCGAGGTCTACCTCGAGGCCAAGGGCACCCTCGCCGACTCCATCATCGAGGAGGAGACCGCGACCCTGACCTACCTCGGTTTCCCGACCGAGGAGGCGCCGTACGACAACCCGCAGGTGCGTCAGGCCATCTCGATGGCCATCGACCGCCAGCTGATCGTGGACCAGGTCCTCAACGGCCTGGCCTACCCGTCCACCGACATCGTCACCCCGCCGATCCCCGGCTCGCGTGACGACGCCTGTGGCTACTGCGTCTACGACCCGGAGCAGGCCAAGGCCCTCCTGGAAGAGGCCGGAGTGACCGGTGAGGGCGAGACCCTGACCTACTTCTTCAACGCCGACGCCGGTCACGACGCGTGGGTCGAGGCGGCTGCCCGCCAGGTCCAGGAGAACCTCGGCTTCGACTACAAGCTGCAGGCCACCGAGTGGGCCCAGTACCTCGAGCTGCTCGACGCGCAGGACTTCAGCGGTCCGTTCCGCCTCGGCTGGTCGCTGGACTACCCGTCGCCGGAGAACTACCTCCGCCCGATCGTGGGCACCGGCGGTGACTCGAACTACACGGGTTACTCCAACCCCGAGGTCGACGACCTGCTCACCCAGGGTGACCAGGCCACCGACACCGAGGAGGCCATCGGTCTCTACCAGCAGGCCGGTGACATCGCCCTCGAGGACATGCCGATCATCCCGATGTGGAGCGGCGGTACGGCCATCGCGTACTCCGACGAGGTCGGCGACGTCAGGTACGACCAGGGCGACGGCGAGATCGCGTTCAAGGAGATCTCCGTCAACCAGTGACAATCGCCTAGTGTAAGTTCACTGGCGACCTGGAGCGGGGGGTCGGGCCAACGGCTCGGCCCCCCGCTTGCGGGTTGTCCACTGTGTGATTCGAAAGGGACTCCGTATGGGGCGCTATGTGGCCCGTCGCCTGATCCAGTTCATCCCCGTCATCCTGGGGACGCTGTTCCTGCTCCACCTGTTGAGCGTGCTGACGATCCAGATCGTCGGTGACCCCGTCCGGGCGCTGTTCGGCGAGAACGCCCCGCCCGACGCGGTCATCCAGCAGCTCCAGGTCCAGTACAACCTCGACGACCCGTGCCTGCAGACGACGGGCAACCCGTGCGTCGGCCTCTTCTTCGACCGGATGGGTCAGTACCTCCAGGGCGACTTCGGGGTGAACTTCCGCGGCCGCCCCGTCACCGAGCTCTTCTCGGAGCGGATCTGGGTGACCATCCGGCTCACGACCCTCGCGATCCTGTTCGAGACCGTCATCGGCATCACCATGGGCATGCTGGCCGGTCTGCGGAAGGACAAGTTCTTCGACAACTTCGTCCGGTTCTCGACCTCGATCCTCATCGCGTTCCCGACCTTCGTGTTCGGCTCGCTCATGCTGCTCGTGCTCGGCCTGCAGTTCGGCCTCTACCTCCGCGAGAGCGAGTGGGCCCCCGAATGGCTGGGCCAGATGTTCCAGGTCGGCTACAACGAGGAGTACCCCTGGTTGAGCCTGTTCCTGCCGGCCATGGTGCTGGGAGCCTTCTCGCTCGCCGCGGTCGCACGACTCACCCGGACCAGCCTGATCGAGAACCTCCGCTCGGACTACGTCCGGACTGCACGCGCCAAGGGCCTCACGACCCGCCGCACGATCGGCATCCACACGCTGCGCAACTCCCTGATCCCGGTGGTCACCTACATCGGCATCGACATCGGGGTGCTGCTCGGTGGAGCGCTCGTCACCGAGGGAATCTTCAACGTCCCGGGCATCGGGCAGCTGGTCTTCATCAGCGTCCAGTCCAACGACACCCCCGTGATCATCGGCGTCGTCACCATCCTCACGATGGTGTTCCTGGTCGCCAACCTGATCGTCGACATCCTGTACGCCGCACTTGACCCGAGGATCCGTTATGAGTGACCTGAGCGCTGCCGACACCGGCACGCACACCGAGCCCGGCGAGCCGGGGGCATCCGGCAGCGGGAGCGACCGGACGCTGTGGGGCGACGTCCGCTACGAGCTCGTCCGCAACCCCGTCTTCTGGTTCTCGGCCGTCCTGGTCGTCGTCATCATGCTGATGGCGTTCTTCCCGCAGCTGTTCGCCAGCACCTCGCCCAACGCGAGTGGCGCCTGCCAGCTCCAGAACGCGCGGGTCACGCCGACGTGGGACAAGCCCTTCGGCTACACCGCGGCCGGCTGCGACATGTGGTCCTCGCTGGTCTACGGCACGGGCAAGTCCGTGATCGTGGCGATCCTGGTGACCATCGGCATCGTGATCATCGGCGTGATCTCCGGGACGGCGGCCGGCTGGTACGGCGGCTTCACCGACACCGTGATCAGCCGGATCACCGACGTGTTCTTCGGCCTGCCGTTCATCCTGGGCGCGCTGGTGTTCCTCGCGATCTTCCCGGTCCGCAACATCTACACGATCTCCGCCGTGCTCATCGTCTTCGGGTGGACCTCCATCACCCGGGTGATGAGGGGCAGCGTGATCTCGACGAAGCAACGCGACTACGTCGACGCGGCCCGGGCGCTCGGGGCGGGGGACCTGTTCATCATCCGCAAGCACATCCTGGCCAACTCCATCGCGCCGGTGATCGTGCTGGCGACGATCAGCCTGGGGTCCGTCATCGGCGCCGAGGCCACGCTGACCTTCCTCGGCGTGGGCTACCAGCGGCCGACGGTCTCGTGGGGCCTGCTCGTCAACGAGGGCCAGACCCTCGCGCTGGCCGGCTTCCCGCACCTGCTCGTCTACCCCTGTGCGTTCATCGTGATCACCGTGCTCGCCTTCATCCTGTTGGGCGACGTGCTGCGTGACGCGCTGGACCCCCGTACCCGATGAGGACTCCCCGATGACCGACACCAAGACCGAAGTCTCCAGCGGGCCGGCGAAGTCGCCGCTGAGCAGCATCACCTTCGACCCGTCCGCGCCGCTGCTCGACGTGGAGGACCTCCGCGTCGAGTTCGCGACCCGTGACGGAGTCGCCCAGGCCGTGCAGGGGGTCAACTTCACGCTCCGCGAGGGCGAGACCCTGGGCATCCTGGGCGAGTCCGGCTGCGGCAAGTCGGTGACCGCGCAGGCGGTCATGGGCATCCTCGACATGCCGCCCGCCCGGATCGCCGGTGGCCAGGTGCGCTACCGCGGCGTCGACCTGCTCCAGATGGACGAGTCCAAGCGTCGCCACGTGCGTGCCAACAAGATCGCGATGATCTTCCAGGACGCGCTGTCGTCGCTGAACCCGGTGTTCACGGTGGGCTGGCAGCTCGGCGAGCTGTTCCGCAAGCACCAGGGCGCCAGCCGCAAGGAGGCCAAGGCCCGCTCGATCGAGATGCTCGAGCTGGTCGGCATCCCGGCGGCGGCCTCGCGGGTCAACGACTTCCCGCACCAGTTCTCCGGCGGCATGCGCCAGCGCGTCATGATCGCGATGGCGCTCGCGCTCAAGCCCGACATCATCATCGCCGACGAGCCGACCACGGCCCTCGACGTGACGGTGCAGGCCCAGGTGATGCAGCTGCTCGCCGACCTGCAGCAGGAGATGAAGCTCGGCCTGATCCTGATCACCCACGACATGGGCGTGGTCGCCGACGTCGCCGACAAGATCTGCGTCATGTACGCAGGGAACGCCGTCGAGCAGGCCGACGTCTACCAGATCTACGAGAAGCCGGCCCACCCGTACACCAAGGCGCTGCTGGAGTCGATCCCGCGGATCGACCAGAAGGGCCAGGACCTCACGGTCATCAAGGGGCTGCCGCCGGCCCTGGTCGACCCGGCGCCGGGCTGCGCCTTCGCCCCGCGCTGCACGTTCGTCCGCGACCGGTGCCGGACCGACAAGCCTGAGCTCTACACCGTGCCCGGCGGCCGGTCGAGCGCATGCCACTACTGGGAGGAGGTCATGGGCAAGTGAGCACCCATGCCGCAGAGGTCCAGGACGCCACACCCGCCCCGAGCGACGAGGTCGTCCTCGAGGTCCGTGACGTCAAGAAGTACTTCCCCCTGACCCAGGGAATCGTGTTCAAGCGCACCATCGGCCACGTCAAGGCCGTCGACGGCGTCTCCTTCGACCTCCGCAAGGGCGAGACCCTCGGCGTGGTCGGGGAGTCCGGCTGCGGCAAGTCGACCCTCGGGCGGCTGCTCATGGGCCTGGAGACCCCCACCGACGGTTCGATCAAGCTGCTGGGCCGCGAGATGGCGGGTCTGAAGCAGAAGGAGATGCGCAAGCTGCGCCGCGACATCCAGATCGTGCTGCAGGACCCGTACTCCTCGCTCGACCCGCGGATGACGGTCGGCGACATCGTGGGGGAGCCGTACGACCTCCACCCGGACGCCCTCGAGGGCGGCGACCGCCGCAAGACGGTCATGGACCTCCTCGACCTGGTCGGCCTCAACCCCGACCACATCAACCGGTACCCGCACCAGTTCTCCGGCGGTCAGCGCCAGCGCATCGGCATCGCCCGCGCGCTCACGCTGCGGCCCCGGGTGCTGGTCTGCGACGAGCCGGTCTCGGCGCTCGACGTGTCGGTGCAGGCCCAGGTGGTCAACCTCTTCGAGCGGCTCCAGTCCGAGTTCGGGCTCGCCTACGTCTTCATCGCCCACGACCTCTCCGTGGTGCGCCACATCTCCGACCGGGTGATGGTGATGTACCTCGGCAA
This genomic interval from Nocardioides euryhalodurans contains the following:
- a CDS encoding peptide ABC transporter substrate-binding protein, whose protein sequence is MPLRATAAAAVLALGLAACGGGDGDDGDTTGSPTGEPTGQPGGEYVAEITEPSFLAPTSNCYESECSAILDMINDPVVTTDFETGELIFDGLAESIEADEEQTVWTVTLKEGRTFQNGEPVDSEAFQRAWAYSADPKNAMATAGFMSRIEGAGEGKELPGFSVVDERTFEVTLNGPFSQFGQMMSYSPAFSPIAQECLDDLKACNEEPIGTGPYMMDGPWQHDESIKVTKWADYAGDQTGTADAVDFQMFTTPTAAFRDFQNGGLDVISLAPEVYLEAKGTLADSIIEEETATLTYLGFPTEEAPYDNPQVRQAISMAIDRQLIVDQVLNGLAYPSTDIVTPPIPGSRDDACGYCVYDPEQAKALLEEAGVTGEGETLTYFFNADAGHDAWVEAAARQVQENLGFDYKLQATEWAQYLELLDAQDFSGPFRLGWSLDYPSPENYLRPIVGTGGDSNYTGYSNPEVDDLLTQGDQATDTEEAIGLYQQAGDIALEDMPIIPMWSGGTAIAYSDEVGDVRYDQGDGEIAFKEISVNQ
- a CDS encoding ABC transporter permease; protein product: MARRLIQFIPVILGTLFLLHLLSVLTIQIVGDPVRALFGENAPPDAVIQQLQVQYNLDDPCLQTTGNPCVGLFFDRMGQYLQGDFGVNFRGRPVTELFSERIWVTIRLTTLAILFETVIGITMGMLAGLRKDKFFDNFVRFSTSILIAFPTFVFGSLMLLVLGLQFGLYLRESEWAPEWLGQMFQVGYNEEYPWLSLFLPAMVLGAFSLAAVARLTRTSLIENLRSDYVRTARAKGLTTRRTIGIHTLRNSLIPVVTYIGIDIGVLLGGALVTEGIFNVPGIGQLVFISVQSNDTPVIIGVVTILTMVFLVANLIVDILYAALDPRIRYE
- a CDS encoding ABC transporter permease, with protein sequence MSDLSAADTGTHTEPGEPGASGSGSDRTLWGDVRYELVRNPVFWFSAVLVVVIMLMAFFPQLFASTSPNASGACQLQNARVTPTWDKPFGYTAAGCDMWSSLVYGTGKSVIVAILVTIGIVIIGVISGTAAGWYGGFTDTVISRITDVFFGLPFILGALVFLAIFPVRNIYTISAVLIVFGWTSITRVMRGSVISTKQRDYVDAARALGAGDLFIIRKHILANSIAPVIVLATISLGSVIGAEATLTFLGVGYQRPTVSWGLLVNEGQTLALAGFPHLLVYPCAFIVITVLAFILLGDVLRDALDPRTR
- a CDS encoding ABC transporter ATP-binding protein; this translates as MTDTKTEVSSGPAKSPLSSITFDPSAPLLDVEDLRVEFATRDGVAQAVQGVNFTLREGETLGILGESGCGKSVTAQAVMGILDMPPARIAGGQVRYRGVDLLQMDESKRRHVRANKIAMIFQDALSSLNPVFTVGWQLGELFRKHQGASRKEAKARSIEMLELVGIPAAASRVNDFPHQFSGGMRQRVMIAMALALKPDIIIADEPTTALDVTVQAQVMQLLADLQQEMKLGLILITHDMGVVADVADKICVMYAGNAVEQADVYQIYEKPAHPYTKALLESIPRIDQKGQDLTVIKGLPPALVDPAPGCAFAPRCTFVRDRCRTDKPELYTVPGGRSSACHYWEEVMGK
- a CDS encoding ABC transporter ATP-binding protein; translated protein: MSTHAAEVQDATPAPSDEVVLEVRDVKKYFPLTQGIVFKRTIGHVKAVDGVSFDLRKGETLGVVGESGCGKSTLGRLLMGLETPTDGSIKLLGREMAGLKQKEMRKLRRDIQIVLQDPYSSLDPRMTVGDIVGEPYDLHPDALEGGDRRKTVMDLLDLVGLNPDHINRYPHQFSGGQRQRIGIARALTLRPRVLVCDEPVSALDVSVQAQVVNLFERLQSEFGLAYVFIAHDLSVVRHISDRVMVMYLGKAVELGNEDEIYSGPTHPYTQALLSAVPLPDPRLKGRRDHIILQGDVPSPANPPSGCRFRTRCWQAEDVCAEEEPLLQIRDRSAHLSACHFAAERDVIHAVDEGQDA